A single region of the Mycobacterium lentiflavum genome encodes:
- a CDS encoding alpha/beta hydrolase, which translates to MALQIDPEVLAAITAQPALLAASEPPPAGDVMGRRAITRQVFAELVPTLPGVAGVEVRRYTLDTDDGAALALSWFYGTQTPAPGSAVLYLHGGGMIVGLREFGGLYGLLAARYVAESNVPVLLVDYRVAPEYPHPVPVEDCYAALCWLAAHADELGVDPARVAVMGDSAGGGLGAAVCLIARDRGGPPIALQLLIYPMLDDRTKLPDPELAQTAIWSYEDNITGWQALLGEHSGSDAVNAYAAPTRATDLALLPPAYIDVGDLDIFRDEDVAYALRLARAGVPTEVHVHPGCPHVFDILAPNAAVSRRVFADRIRRLRGV; encoded by the coding sequence GTGGCCCTACAAATCGACCCCGAGGTACTCGCCGCGATCACCGCGCAGCCAGCGCTGCTGGCCGCTTCAGAACCGCCACCGGCCGGAGATGTGATGGGACGGCGTGCGATCACCCGCCAGGTATTCGCCGAATTGGTACCCACCCTGCCGGGCGTCGCCGGGGTAGAGGTGCGCCGATACACACTCGACACCGATGACGGGGCCGCGCTGGCGTTGAGCTGGTTCTATGGGACGCAAACACCGGCCCCCGGCAGCGCGGTGCTGTACCTGCACGGCGGCGGAATGATCGTCGGATTGCGCGAATTCGGCGGCCTCTACGGCTTGTTGGCAGCGCGCTACGTCGCGGAGTCCAACGTGCCGGTGTTGCTCGTCGACTATCGGGTCGCCCCGGAATACCCCCACCCGGTTCCGGTCGAGGACTGCTATGCGGCGCTGTGTTGGCTGGCAGCGCATGCCGACGAACTCGGTGTCGATCCGGCGCGGGTGGCGGTGATGGGAGACAGCGCCGGTGGTGGGCTCGGTGCCGCGGTGTGCTTGATCGCGCGTGACCGCGGCGGTCCCCCGATCGCGCTGCAGCTGCTGATCTACCCGATGCTCGACGACCGAACGAAGCTGCCGGACCCGGAATTGGCGCAGACGGCGATCTGGAGCTACGAGGACAACATCACCGGGTGGCAGGCCTTGCTGGGCGAACACTCCGGCAGCGACGCTGTGAACGCCTACGCTGCTCCGACGCGGGCGACCGATCTCGCGCTCCTGCCCCCCGCCTACATCGACGTGGGCGATCTCGACATCTTCCGCGACGAGGACGTCGCTTACGCCCTTCGCCTGGCTCGCGCCGGTGTCCCAACCGAGGTGCATGTGCACCCGGGGTGCCCACATGTCTTCGACATACTGGCCCCGAACGCCGCGGTGTCTCGGCGGGTCTTCGCCGACCGCATCCGTCGCCTGCGCGGTGTCTAG